In Gemmata obscuriglobus, a single genomic region encodes these proteins:
- the tnpA gene encoding IS200/IS605 family transposase translates to MPQTYTRLLYHVVFSTKSRESWLEPAWRPELYELIGGGVRNRKGEMLAIGGVSDHVHLLLRSPATRSLSDVVRDVKANSSGWLHDRGVFPFDWQDGYGAFTLGPSAIRGVSTYIENQEAHHARASFADEMRAMLLASDATEDELRDWG, encoded by the coding sequence GTGCCGCAAACTTACACGCGGTTGCTGTACCATGTTGTATTCAGCACCAAGAGCCGCGAATCATGGCTCGAACCCGCGTGGCGTCCCGAACTGTACGAGCTTATCGGTGGGGGAGTGCGGAACCGAAAGGGCGAAATGCTCGCCATCGGCGGTGTGTCGGATCACGTTCACCTACTGCTTCGGTCGCCCGCGACACGATCGCTGTCCGACGTGGTACGCGATGTGAAAGCGAACTCGTCCGGGTGGTTACACGACCGCGGGGTTTTTCCGTTCGACTGGCAGGACGGGTACGGCGCGTTCACGCTGGGACCGTCCGCGATTCGCGGCGTAAGCACATACATTGAGAACCAGGAGGCGCACCACGCCCGGGCCTCGTTCGCCGACGAGATGCGGGCGATGCTGCTTGCCAGTGACGCTACGGAAGACGAGTTGCGCGATTGGGGCTAA
- the argC gene encoding N-acetyl-gamma-glutamyl-phosphate reductase, which translates to MQKVKVAVLGGSGYTAVELIKLLLRHPGAEIAAVTSRQAEHVADLHPSLLGRLDLQCEPFDPDALKAKGVQVAFGCLPHGTSMESIPPLLDRGIRVIDLSADYRLRDATVYQEWYKETHHDAENLAHAVYGLPEVYGDTLAGARLIANPGCYPQTAILGLAPLVANKLIELSGIVIDSKSGVSGAGRTPKLTTHFPECNESVSAYSVGTHRHTPEIEQALGDIAGAAVSVIFTPHLMPMDRGIFSTIYATPTKPVSEAELTALYRGYFAGKPFVRVRTAPPATKDTTGTNFLDVCVKVVRGKVLVLAAEDNLIRGASGVAVQNFNRVFGFPETTGLL; encoded by the coding sequence ATGCAGAAGGTGAAGGTCGCGGTTCTGGGCGGGTCCGGGTACACCGCGGTGGAACTCATCAAGTTGCTGCTGCGGCACCCGGGCGCGGAGATCGCCGCGGTCACCTCGCGACAGGCCGAACACGTTGCGGACCTGCACCCGTCCCTGCTCGGCCGTCTCGACCTCCAGTGCGAGCCGTTCGATCCCGACGCGCTGAAGGCGAAGGGCGTGCAGGTGGCGTTCGGGTGCCTGCCGCACGGCACCAGCATGGAGAGCATCCCGCCGCTGCTGGACCGTGGCATCCGGGTGATCGACCTGAGCGCCGACTACCGCCTGCGTGACGCGACCGTTTACCAGGAGTGGTACAAGGAGACTCACCACGACGCCGAGAACCTCGCGCACGCCGTCTACGGTCTGCCGGAGGTGTACGGCGACACACTCGCGGGCGCGCGGCTCATTGCCAACCCCGGCTGCTACCCCCAGACCGCGATCCTGGGGCTCGCGCCTCTCGTGGCGAACAAGCTGATCGAGCTGTCCGGGATCGTGATCGACAGCAAGAGCGGCGTCAGCGGCGCCGGGCGCACGCCGAAGCTCACCACACACTTCCCGGAGTGTAACGAGAGCGTCTCGGCGTACTCGGTCGGCACCCACCGGCACACGCCGGAGATCGAGCAGGCCCTTGGCGACATCGCGGGTGCCGCGGTGTCGGTGATCTTCACCCCACACCTGATGCCGATGGACCGCGGCATCTTCAGCACCATTTACGCAACCCCCACGAAGCCGGTGAGCGAGGCCGAGCTAACGGCACTGTACCGCGGCTACTTCGCGGGCAAGCCGTTCGTGCGGGTGCGCACCGCGCCGCCCGCGACGAAGGACACGACCGGTACGAACTTCCTCGACGTGTGCGTGAAGGTGGTGCGGGGTAAAGTGCTGGTGCTCGCGGCCGAGGACAACCTGATCCGCGGCGCGAGCGGGGTGGCGGTCCAGAACTTCAACCGCGTGTTCGGGTTCCCGGAGACGACAGGGCTTCTGTAA
- a CDS encoding TIGR02996 domain-containing protein, which yields MDLLAQHEAFLRAIYDTPDDDTPRLVYADFLQENGEEERAQFVRVQCELAAKKGQPEHFDRLWELVEQERTLAGRLHPELRYLESHEREQFCLQFVRGFRPAGGTIVVSAPLLAHATEERWRIVRSEPEAFGARTLAVGGGLVRPEHIDTLFALPAAQRITEWGLGGHVREERSHSGAGAFDLIDMVQQPVITTAGVEALARHKGARRITELDLRNNNLDNDAARALVRAPYLDNLKRLQLLEGNRFRGAVWQQVIARFGEDAVG from the coding sequence ATGGACCTGCTGGCGCAACACGAGGCGTTCCTGCGGGCGATCTACGATACGCCCGACGATGACACCCCGCGCCTCGTGTACGCGGATTTCCTCCAAGAGAACGGCGAAGAGGAGCGGGCGCAGTTCGTTCGCGTGCAGTGCGAACTGGCGGCCAAGAAGGGACAGCCCGAACACTTCGATCGGTTGTGGGAACTGGTCGAACAAGAGCGAACCTTGGCCGGTCGCTTACACCCCGAGCTACGGTATCTGGAGTCTCACGAACGGGAGCAATTTTGTCTCCAATTCGTTAGGGGGTTCCGGCCGGCGGGTGGCACCATTGTCGTCTCGGCGCCGCTCCTCGCGCACGCGACCGAGGAGCGGTGGCGGATCGTGCGGAGCGAGCCGGAGGCGTTCGGCGCGCGGACCCTGGCCGTCGGGGGCGGGCTCGTGCGCCCGGAGCACATCGACACGCTGTTCGCTCTGCCCGCGGCCCAGCGCATCACCGAATGGGGGCTCGGCGGGCACGTGCGCGAGGAGCGGTCGCACAGCGGCGCCGGCGCGTTCGACCTGATCGACATGGTTCAGCAGCCGGTCATCACGACCGCCGGCGTCGAGGCGCTGGCGCGGCACAAGGGCGCGCGGCGCATAACCGAACTCGACCTCCGCAACAACAACCTCGACAACGACGCGGCGCGGGCGCTCGTCCGGGCGCCGTACCTCGACAACCTGAAGCGCCTTCAGTTGCTCGAAGGGAACCGGTTCCGGGGGGCGGTGTGGCAGCAGGTGATCGCGCGGTTCGGCGAGGACGCGGTGGGGTAG